The proteins below come from a single Candidatus Omnitrophota bacterium genomic window:
- a CDS encoding alginate export family protein — protein MSKRLILILALAFVVGITFAAYAEVQNVKVSGDITVSAVGRDNYDLAKSLSGNAIINSNFEDKDRDILSITRVRVDADLTDNVSATVRLLNERPWNGESRSEGQANRNIGLTASNTAAEANEIDLDLAYVTLKEFLYSPLSLSIGRQELHFGNDLIVGDPDTNGYSLRTALSEGDLSARKSFDALRATLDYNPIVVDLVYARTEAGAANLHANTDLAGINASYALNNNTTIEGFFFSKMKGSNTPAVYNVDAADNTGWTGAAVGAGLDNQNYKDRSDIVNTLGVRAVDKTVKNLTLDGQIAWQFGRYNPKFDPNARYDAASFVKAQTVSRNAWAAQLMGSYDLKDIAMLSKYSPSISASYTYLSGADRDQTTKRSYKGWDPMFENQTIGQVMNGIFADTNMHKAGLSAKAKLTDDIGAKLDYVGAWFAKSYPGGDNHRKAILSGYAAASGTAGDSGRQFYLLDGNYIGSEVDATLTYDYTEDVQFSLLGGVFFVGKNIRDADHIATKDNKANAAELIGSMKVTF, from the coding sequence ATGAGTAAACGCTTAATCTTGATTCTGGCTCTCGCGTTTGTAGTCGGCATCACTTTTGCCGCATACGCCGAAGTCCAGAATGTGAAAGTAAGCGGTGACATTACCGTTTCAGCAGTTGGCCGTGATAACTATGATTTAGCCAAATCTCTATCTGGAAATGCGATAATTAATTCTAATTTCGAGGATAAGGATAGAGACATTCTCTCTATTACCAGAGTGCGCGTGGATGCTGATTTAACGGATAATGTTTCTGCTACAGTAAGATTACTGAATGAAAGACCGTGGAATGGTGAAAGCAGATCTGAAGGCCAAGCCAACAGGAACATCGGCTTGACTGCTTCAAACACTGCTGCTGAAGCCAATGAAATAGACCTGGATTTAGCCTATGTTACCTTAAAAGAGTTCCTTTATTCGCCTCTTTCCTTGTCCATCGGCCGTCAGGAACTCCATTTTGGCAATGACCTGATTGTGGGTGACCCGGATACCAATGGTTATTCTCTTCGCACTGCCCTATCCGAAGGCGATTTAAGCGCCCGCAAATCTTTTGATGCCCTGCGCGCTACCTTAGATTATAATCCGATAGTAGTGGATTTAGTCTATGCCAGGACAGAAGCAGGCGCGGCTAATCTGCACGCTAATACTGACCTTGCCGGTATCAATGCCAGCTATGCCTTGAACAACAATACAACCATTGAGGGTTTTTTCTTCTCTAAAATGAAGGGAAGCAATACCCCGGCAGTCTATAACGTTGATGCAGCTGACAACACTGGTTGGACCGGAGCTGCCGTTGGCGCAGGCCTTGACAACCAAAATTATAAGGATAGGTCAGATATAGTCAATACCCTTGGCGTGCGCGCAGTGGATAAGACTGTAAAGAACCTTACCCTTGATGGTCAGATAGCCTGGCAGTTTGGTAGGTACAATCCCAAGTTTGACCCCAATGCCAGATACGATGCTGCTAGCTTTGTGAAGGCACAAACTGTTAGCCGTAATGCCTGGGCTGCCCAGTTAATGGGAAGCTATGATTTGAAAGATATAGCTATGCTTTCCAAATATAGCCCCAGCATCAGCGCTTCTTACACCTATCTTTCCGGTGCAGACAGAGATCAGACTACTAAGAGATCGTATAAAGGTTGGGATCCCATGTTTGAAAACCAGACTATCGGTCAAGTCATGAATGGTATTTTTGCCGATACTAACATGCATAAGGCGGGCTTATCTGCTAAGGCCAAGCTCACTGATGATATCGGAGCAAAACTTGATTATGTAGGCGCCTGGTTTGCCAAGAGTTATCCCGGTGGTGATAATCACAGGAAAGCTATCTTGTCCGGTTATGCTGCTGCTAGCGGAACTGCAGGTGACAGCGGTAGGCAGTTCTATTTGTTGGATGGCAACTATATCGGCTCAGAAGTAGACGCCACCTTAACCTATGATTATACCGAAGACGTGCAATTCTCTCTCTTAGGTGGTGTTTTCTTTGTCGGTAAGAATATCCGTGATGCTGACCATATCGCTACCAAAGATAATAAAGCTAATGCTGCCGAGTTAATCGGTTCAATGAAGGTTACCTTCTAA
- a CDS encoding glycoside hydrolase family 57 protein gives MLYLAFIFHMHQPYYKNLLTQETDLPWVRLHGTKDYLDMVKILEQYPLIHQTFNLVPSLGEQIEDYANKNIKDKFLELSYRPAAKLTSEEKKFILEKFFMINKEHVVSVHPRYYQLYLQKEGGREFSQQDYLDLQVWFNLAWIDPYFRQNFPELKNIVSKGRFFSEEEKQVVLEKQIEILADILPTYKEFMAKGQIEVTLNPYYHPILPLLYNTKIGKEANCRTSLPHLNFAYPDDARAQIDEAVKFYQERFGIPPQGMWPSEEAVSEHILPLIIQAGIKWIVTDEGLLFKSLKKKKRGTRLLYQPHFIKRKDGNLNIIFRDRNLSDLIGFVYYRLKTEDAVSDLMQHLQNIAGAFKDEDILVTIAMDGENAWEYYPNDGHDFLGLLYQRLSESKIIKTVTIAEYLKTHTANLEIKRLASGSWIFSDFGKWIGNPSKNRAWEYLAKARKELEDSKSQIPDSKLELAYKQMYIAEGSDWFWWYGEDQADFDRLFRMHLRNFYNIIDKPIPEYLNSPI, from the coding sequence ATGCTCTATTTAGCCTTCATCTTCCACATGCACCAACCCTATTATAAAAACCTCCTTACCCAGGAGACAGACCTACCCTGGGTGCGCCTACACGGCACCAAGGATTATCTGGATATGGTCAAGATTCTGGAGCAATATCCGCTCATCCATCAGACCTTTAACCTGGTGCCGTCTTTGGGTGAGCAGATAGAAGATTATGCCAACAAGAACATAAAAGATAAGTTTTTAGAACTTTCTTATAGGCCCGCGGCAAAATTGACCTCCGAAGAAAAGAAATTTATTTTAGAGAAATTTTTTATGATTAATAAGGAACACGTGGTTTCTGTTCATCCGCGCTATTACCAGCTCTACCTGCAGAAAGAGGGGGGGAGGGAGTTTAGCCAGCAGGATTATCTGGATTTACAGGTCTGGTTTAATTTAGCCTGGATCGATCCTTATTTTAGGCAGAACTTTCCGGAATTAAAAAATATCGTCTCTAAAGGCAGGTTCTTTAGCGAAGAAGAAAAACAGGTGGTTTTAGAAAAACAAATAGAGATATTAGCGGATATCCTGCCAACCTATAAAGAATTTATGGCCAAAGGCCAGATTGAGGTTACGCTAAACCCTTATTACCATCCCATATTGCCTTTACTTTATAATACTAAAATCGGCAAGGAGGCAAATTGCCGCACCAGCCTGCCGCATTTGAATTTTGCTTATCCTGATGACGCCCGCGCGCAAATAGATGAGGCAGTGAAGTTTTACCAAGAGAGATTCGGGATTCCGCCGCAGGGCATGTGGCCGTCTGAAGAAGCGGTAAGCGAACACATCTTGCCGCTTATCATTCAGGCAGGCATAAAATGGATAGTTACCGACGAGGGGCTATTATTCAAGTCCCTGAAGAAAAAAAAACGGGGCACCCGGCTTTTATACCAGCCGCATTTTATAAAAAGAAAAGACGGCAATCTAAATATTATTTTCCGTGACCGTAATCTTTCGGATTTAATCGGGTTTGTTTATTACCGTTTAAAGACCGAAGATGCGGTTTCCGACCTCATGCAACACTTGCAAAATATTGCCGGCGCTTTTAAGGATGAAGATATTTTGGTAACTATAGCGATGGATGGTGAGAATGCCTGGGAGTATTATCCCAACGACGGGCATGATTTCTTAGGCCTTCTTTATCAAAGATTATCCGAATCTAAAATTATCAAGACAGTTACTATCGCCGAATATTTAAAGACGCACACGGCGAATTTAGAAATCAAGCGTTTAGCCAGCGGTTCGTGGATATTTTCCGATTTTGGCAAGTGGATCGGTAATCCTTCCAAGAATAGGGCCTGGGAGTATCTGGCTAAGGCAAGAAAAGAACTGGAGGATTCTAAATCTCAGATCCCGGATTCCAAGCTAGAATTAGCGTATAAGCAGATGTATATTGCCGAGGGTAGCGACTGGTTTTGGTGGTATGGCGAGGACCAGGCTGATTTTGACCGGCTCTTTCGCATGCACCTGCGCAACTTTTATAATATCATCGACAAACCCATCCCCGAATACTTAAACTCGCCGATATAA
- a CDS encoding AAA family ATPase: protein MRIISITNQKGGCGKTTTAINLAASLASNNRRVLLVDLDPQAHATSGLNIKTSLTIYNVLSKLTNKKAGLKDIIQAVGVNFDIAPSGIVLSTLEQELAGEIGRESRLWEVLTNFKGNYDYILIDCPPNLGILTINAIRATHEIIIPVEASRFSLEGLSQLSDIMNLVKERLNHSVDFKILVTNFDSRLRHSFKMLDKIKSTFKDKLFSNIIHVNVKLKEAQNEGTHIINYDKYCRGTKDYFSLSREIITQETTPLNPKPQVNLKERMKEVLKEQMPKFTEIVFSVFAPEAKEVYVAGDFNNWKMDENSRMVNREGTWSRKIFLNSGRYHYRFVIDGKWVEDFNNPTRETNPYGELNSLLEIKSW, encoded by the coding sequence ATGCGGATTATCTCTATCACTAACCAGAAGGGCGGCTGCGGAAAGACTACCACAGCCATAAATTTAGCGGCATCTTTGGCCAGTAACAATAGAAGGGTTTTGTTGGTAGATTTAGACCCGCAGGCGCATGCGACTTCAGGTTTAAACATCAAAACAAGCTTGACTATTTACAATGTCCTCTCCAAATTGACTAATAAAAAAGCAGGGCTGAAAGATATCATCCAGGCCGTAGGGGTTAATTTTGATATCGCCCCATCGGGCATTGTCTTAAGCACCTTAGAGCAGGAATTAGCCGGTGAAATCGGCAGGGAATCCAGGCTCTGGGAGGTCTTGACTAATTTCAAGGGTAATTACGATTATATTTTAATTGACTGTCCTCCGAACCTGGGGATTCTGACTATAAATGCCATCCGGGCTACCCACGAAATCATCATCCCTGTTGAGGCGAGCAGGTTTTCCTTAGAGGGCCTAAGCCAGCTCAGTGATATTATGAATCTGGTGAAAGAGCGCCTTAATCATAGCGTGGACTTTAAGATCCTGGTTACTAACTTTGATTCGCGCCTGAGGCATTCTTTTAAGATGCTGGATAAAATAAAATCCACTTTCAAGGATAAGCTTTTTAGCAATATCATCCACGTCAATGTAAAACTTAAGGAAGCGCAGAATGAGGGTACTCATATCATCAATTACGATAAGTATTGCCGCGGGACAAAAGATTATTTCAGCCTTTCGCGGGAGATCATTACCCAGGAAACAACACCTTTAAATCCGAAACCCCAGGTGAATCTAAAAGAAAGGATGAAGGAAGTTTTGAAGGAACAGATGCCCAAGTTTACCGAGATCGTTTTCTCCGTGTTCGCCCCTGAGGCCAAAGAGGTCTATGTGGCTGGAGATTTTAATAACTGGAAAATGGACGAGAATAGCCGTATGGTTAATCGCGAGGGCACCTGGAGCAGAAAAATATTCCTTAATTCCGGCCGTTATCATTACCGTTTTGTTATAGACGGCAAGTGGGTTGAGGATTTCAATAACCCTACACGGGAAACGAATCCGTACGGGGAGTTAAATTCCCTTTTAGAGATAAAGTCCTGGTAA
- a CDS encoding SAP domain-containing protein — protein MRLIEIEKKARGLGVKDTWKYSKKDLIKTIQRKEGNFDCFATAKRGCDQLACCWRADCLK, from the coding sequence ATGCGGCTTATAGAAATTGAAAAGAAGGCCAGGGGCCTGGGGGTAAAGGATACCTGGAAATATTCCAAGAAAGATTTGATTAAGACAATTCAGCGTAAGGAAGGCAATTTTGACTGTTTCGCTACGGCTAAGCGTGGTTGCGATCAATTAGCCTGCTGTTGGAGAGCCGATTGCTTAAAGTAA
- a CDS encoding DUF134 domain-containing protein: protein MKRRGRPKKYRIVRVDPRINQFSPRGRPGRPDEVDLTMDEFEAVRLADYLGLSQKEAAKSMHISQQTFSRILKRARKSLASGLIGGKIIKIQGGTYIISSAK from the coding sequence ATGAAGAGGCGCGGAAGGCCTAAGAAATACAGGATAGTGCGGGTTGACCCCAGAATAAACCAGTTTAGCCCAAGGGGCAGGCCAGGCCGGCCGGATGAGGTAGATTTAACTATGGATGAATTTGAGGCAGTGCGCCTGGCGGATTACCTGGGTTTAAGCCAGAAAGAGGCAGCTAAATCCATGCATATCTCCCAGCAGACCTTTAGCCGTATCCTGAAAAGGGCGCGCAAGTCCTTAGCCAGCGGCCTGATAGGCGGCAAAATTATCAAGATCCAGGGAGGAACCTACATTATTAGTTCAGCCAAATAA
- a CDS encoding radical SAM protein, protein MLKIREITCKTLLNKSNLSDFTLNCYVGCSHRCLYCYARYMKKFKDRPEDWGDFVDVKVNAPEVLAKQLRKIRPPKEVSFATLRTPRKAPDKIEVFMSSICDGWQPLEAKYKLSRACLKLLLEAGFEVSILTKSSLIERDFDILSNYKTPSLGMTMTTLNLGLQKALEPYASETRERLNTLKKAQSKGIKTWVFLGPLIPEFSDTRANLEGLFRALEGLNLSQVYVDKLNPRWGVLNSLKRGLGGRFYFNLAKYAEYSRQLKEKTVEYARQSGLSNKLTFCF, encoded by the coding sequence ATGCTCAAAATCCGCGAAATTACCTGCAAAACCCTCCTGAATAAGTCCAACCTAAGCGATTTTACCCTGAACTGCTACGTAGGCTGTAGCCACAGATGCCTGTATTGCTATGCCCGATATATGAAAAAGTTCAAGGATAGGCCTGAAGACTGGGGCGATTTTGTGGATGTTAAGGTAAACGCGCCCGAAGTTTTGGCTAAACAACTACGAAAAATCAGGCCTCCGAAAGAGGTTTCCTTCGCTACGCTCAGGACGCCTCGGAAAGCACCGGATAAAATCGAGGTGTTTATGAGCTCTATCTGTGATGGCTGGCAGCCGCTGGAGGCAAAATATAAACTCTCCCGGGCATGCCTTAAGCTACTTTTGGAAGCCGGTTTTGAGGTTTCTATCCTGACTAAGAGCAGCTTGATTGAGCGCGATTTTGATATTTTAAGCAACTATAAAACCCCTAGTTTAGGCATGACCATGACCACACTGAATCTAGGCCTACAAAAAGCCTTAGAACCTTATGCTTCAGAAACCCGGGAGCGCCTAAATACCCTCAAAAAAGCCCAGAGTAAAGGTATAAAAACCTGGGTATTTTTAGGGCCGCTAATCCCGGAATTTAGCGATACCAGAGCCAATCTGGAAGGCCTTTTTAGGGCCCTAGAGGGCTTAAATTTAAGCCAAGTCTACGTAGATAAGCTCAATCCACGTTGGGGTGTCCTAAATAGCCTAAAGAGGGGATTAGGAGGGAGGTTTTATTTTAATCTTGCCAAATATGCCGAATATTCCCGCCAGCTCAAGGAAAAAACCGTTGAATACGCCCGCCAATCTGGCCTGTCAAATAAGCTCACGTTTTGTTTTTAA
- a CDS encoding class I SAM-dependent methyltransferase, whose product MDKLFYEIFEALPRQGPGDELSTQKAFQKLSELPKHPEILDVGCGAGKQTLVLAKLTSGNITALDNHPPFIEALKRNLGQAGYPDRIKCVVGDMAAMDFKEASFDLIWSEGSVFIMGFAKGLAYWKKFLRPNGYLVVSDLVWFKQDAPQEVRDFFAKVDPNIKYYKDIYPLIDSAGYKLIDYFPLPDESWWTGYYTPLEKVLAEKKIKYRGDPATQAIFDPLELEIEMYKKYCAYYGYGFYIMQNRPY is encoded by the coding sequence ATGGACAAACTTTTCTACGAAATATTTGAGGCCTTGCCCAGGCAGGGGCCGGGTGATGAGCTCTCCACTCAAAAGGCCTTTCAAAAGCTTAGCGAATTGCCTAAGCACCCCGAAATCCTGGATGTAGGCTGCGGCGCGGGCAAACAGACTCTTGTTCTGGCCAAGTTAACCTCCGGCAACATTACCGCCCTGGATAACCATCCGCCCTTTATCGAAGCCCTTAAGCGCAACCTTGGCCAAGCCGGCTATCCGGACAGGATCAAATGTGTCGTAGGCGACATGGCCGCGATGGATTTTAAAGAGGCGAGTTTTGACTTAATCTGGTCCGAGGGGTCTGTCTTTATCATGGGGTTTGCCAAGGGGCTTGCCTACTGGAAAAAATTCCTGCGGCCTAATGGCTACTTAGTGGTAAGTGATTTAGTCTGGTTTAAACAAGACGCGCCGCAGGAAGTAAGGGACTTCTTCGCCAAAGTAGATCCGAATATTAAATATTACAAAGATATCTATCCGCTCATTGATTCGGCAGGATATAAGCTCATCGATTATTTCCCCTTGCCGGATGAATCCTGGTGGACGGGTTACTATACCCCGCTAGAGAAGGTGCTTGCCGAGAAGAAGATTAAATATAGAGGCGACCCGGCTACCCAGGCCATCTTTGACCCCTTAGAGCTAGAAATAGAAATGTACAAGAAATACTGCGCCTACTACGGCTACGGCTTCTATATTATGCAGAACCGCCCCTATTGA
- a CDS encoding CopG family antitoxin, translating to MKLTKQEQWIEDHLEEYVPVTGKEYDAIVEALERKKKDTVLNMRVNSYDLKHIKQKARELGVKYQTLISEMLHKLASA from the coding sequence ATGAAACTAACAAAACAAGAGCAGTGGATTGAAGACCATCTAGAGGAATATGTTCCCGTAACAGGGAAAGAATATGACGCAATCGTAGAAGCCCTTGAACGCAAAAAGAAAGATACCGTCTTAAATATGCGCGTGAACAGCTATGATTTAAAGCATATCAAGCAAAAAGCGCGAGAATTAGGAGTTAAATACCAAACCCTCATTTCCGAAATGCTGCATAAACTGGCCAGCGCATAG
- a CDS encoding toxin: MNKKELDKPQESNTIVYTISWNPEKSKRVKRTRGVSFEEIIHAKFLGIHEHPSRNNQWVLAYKYKGYAWAVPFVFETKGIFLKTIYPSRKVKKIYQKRRNNEENETNKTRAVD; the protein is encoded by the coding sequence ATGAATAAAAAAGAACTTGACAAACCGCAGGAAAGTAATACAATTGTATATACAATATCATGGAATCCGGAAAAAAGTAAACGAGTGAAGCGCACAAGGGGAGTTTCGTTCGAAGAAATTATACACGCTAAATTTCTGGGCATCCATGAGCATCCATCCCGGAATAATCAATGGGTTTTAGCTTATAAATATAAAGGCTATGCCTGGGCAGTGCCGTTTGTATTTGAAACCAAAGGCATATTTTTAAAAACAATCTATCCTAGCCGGAAAGTAAAGAAAATTTATCAAAAAAGGAGAAATAATGAGGAGAATGAAACTAACAAAACAAGAGCAGTGGATTGA
- a CDS encoding DNA-directed RNA polymerase — protein sequence MAYREGGGGGFGGPREMHKAVCSECKKECEVPFKPREDRPIYCKDCYSKRKNEGR from the coding sequence ATGGCATATCGAGAAGGCGGTGGTGGTGGATTTGGCGGGCCACGGGAGATGCACAAGGCTGTTTGTTCGGAGTGCAAAAAAGAGTGCGAAGTCCCGTTTAAACCCAGAGAAGATCGTCCGATATACTGCAAGGATTGTTATTCAAAGCGTAAGAACGAAGGCCGCTAA
- a CDS encoding radical SAM protein: protein MKILLSSICLENGTDIQLALYYLKGYLLRIRPSSDVTIRVFNENQHIPAIIKKILELKPRLIGFSCYLWNINKILNICRRLKEINSGIKIVLGGPEVSPRAEEILAKEKAIDAVVRGEGEESFAQLAVQARRSITTNLSGIKGISFRKGTKIIRNPDRPLLRNVGRIPSPYLSRLVDLKDKNIVDVPLETMRGCASRCHYCYYHKNFPVARYFSLSRVEKELKFILSHKPHEVYLMDPTFNSNPQRAKKILKIFIRYNEGANLHVELKAELVDKEMARLLSEANAYNIEIGIQSTNPKTLKAINRRFNKEKFIKGIRYLNKFKLYYEIQLIDALPHQSYESLMKSLDWLYSMRPAKVAIFRLAMLPGTTLRDRAASFGIKYDQSAPYSAYKSNAMTDTQVKNVEKLSYAMDRLYDSQVFQKTLYTFKTKAGVKISTILQDWVAWESRFKRRPADYPEFLNKKSPVFLKYLCRKHSKSYLYEELLPGLVKGLCFAS from the coding sequence ATGAAAATATTACTTTCTTCGATCTGCCTGGAAAACGGCACTGACATTCAGCTGGCCCTTTATTATTTAAAGGGTTATCTTCTAAGGATCAGGCCATCATCTGACGTAACCATACGGGTTTTTAACGAAAACCAGCATATACCCGCCATCATAAAAAAGATCCTTGAACTCAAACCCCGCCTGATCGGTTTTTCCTGCTATCTCTGGAACATCAATAAAATTTTAAATATCTGCCGCCGCTTAAAAGAGATAAACTCAGGGATAAAGATTGTTTTAGGCGGCCCGGAAGTGAGCCCGCGCGCAGAAGAAATATTGGCTAAAGAAAAGGCGATTGATGCAGTAGTAAGGGGCGAGGGCGAGGAGAGCTTCGCGCAATTAGCCGTCCAGGCGAGGCGCTCTATAACCACAAATCTATCCGGCATTAAAGGGATTTCATTTCGTAAAGGTACAAAGATAATCCGTAATCCGGATAGGCCGCTCTTACGCAATGTCGGCCGAATCCCTTCGCCGTATCTCTCTCGCTTGGTAGACCTCAAAGACAAAAATATTGTAGATGTGCCCTTGGAAACCATGCGCGGATGCGCTTCCCGCTGCCACTATTGCTATTATCATAAGAATTTTCCTGTGGCGAGGTATTTTTCTCTTAGCCGGGTAGAGAAGGAGTTAAAGTTTATTCTCTCGCATAAGCCTCACGAGGTATACCTGATGGACCCTACCTTTAATTCCAACCCCCAAAGGGCAAAAAAGATCCTTAAGATTTTTATCAGATATAACGAAGGGGCTAACTTGCACGTGGAGTTAAAGGCAGAGCTGGTTGATAAAGAGATGGCCCGGCTTTTATCAGAGGCCAATGCCTATAATATAGAAATCGGTATCCAGAGTACAAATCCCAAAACCCTAAAAGCGATCAACCGCAGATTTAATAAAGAAAAGTTTATTAAGGGTATCCGCTACTTAAATAAATTTAAGCTTTACTATGAGATACAGCTTATTGATGCGCTCCCTCATCAGAGCTACGAGAGCCTGATGAAATCTTTGGACTGGCTTTACTCGATGCGCCCGGCAAAAGTGGCGATCTTCCGCCTGGCTATGCTTCCCGGAACAACATTACGGGATAGGGCTGCAAGCTTTGGTATTAAATATGATCAAAGTGCTCCGTATTCTGCCTATAAAAGTAATGCTATGACTGATACGCAAGTAAAGAATGTCGAAAAGTTGTCTTATGCCATGGATCGGCTTTATGACAGCCAGGTCTTCCAGAAAACACTCTATACTTTTAAGACAAAGGCAGGGGTAAAAATCTCTACGATACTACAGGACTGGGTGGCCTGGGAGAGCCGTTTTAAAAGGCGGCCTGCGGATTACCCGGAATTCCTAAATAAAAAATCTCCTGTGTTTCTGAAGTACCTCTGCCGCAAACACTCTAAATCCTATCTTTATGAGGAGCTTTTGCCGGGATTAGTTAAAGGGTTGTGTTTTGCCTCATAA
- a CDS encoding peptide chain release factor-like protein produces MESSISETKQKALSERMQKLGIREQDIEEKFIRSGGKGGQNVNKVSTCVYLKHIPTGIEVKCQQERYQGLNRFLARRILVNKIETLRLGELSEERKRIAKIRKQKRRRSKRAKEKILRLKRERAEKKEMRSFRPKIDEF; encoded by the coding sequence ATGGAATCCAGTATCAGTGAAACTAAGCAAAAGGCATTAAGCGAAAGGATGCAAAAACTGGGCATCCGCGAGCAGGACATAGAAGAGAAATTCATCCGTTCAGGAGGTAAGGGGGGCCAAAACGTCAACAAGGTATCCACCTGCGTTTATTTGAAGCATATACCCACCGGCATAGAGGTAAAATGCCAACAGGAGCGGTATCAGGGTTTGAATAGGTTTCTGGCCAGAAGGATACTAGTTAATAAAATCGAGACGCTTAGGCTAGGTGAGCTATCAGAAGAAAGAAAGCGCATCGCCAAGATAAGAAAGCAGAAGCGCCGGCGCTCTAAACGGGCAAAGGAAAAGATATTACGGCTTAAGAGGGAACGGGCCGAGAAGAAAGAGATGCGTTCCTTCCGCCCCAAGATAGACGAATTTTAA
- a CDS encoding DUF3108 domain-containing protein, whose amino-acid sequence MKRTRKKFLNTLLLCLFTAFLLGAFSSILSLKAKDKSAGNRRIGQSKYSGEKITYDVMLGKVRLGRMRFSNIGNAPLEGRILNLMVMETKLTHFSDTERIYSDPQTLLPVKVERDIMNIFTHEKINEHYDQTNFTVTIIKKKGMKKQERLIIKKDDLIHNAALLPYYVRHTPNLDVGRVIIANLPTRRLEIELVSEEELTVPAGTFKAYHFSSTPRQIDIWISADSRRIPLKIQTSGALGYSMVMKEYSP is encoded by the coding sequence TTGAAAAGAACCCGTAAGAAATTTTTAAATACCCTGCTTTTATGCCTTTTTACTGCTTTTCTCCTGGGGGCCTTTAGTTCTATCCTCTCCCTAAAAGCCAAAGATAAATCCGCAGGTAATCGTCGTATCGGACAATCTAAATATAGCGGGGAAAAAATTACCTATGATGTCATGCTGGGCAAGGTGCGTTTAGGCCGGATGCGTTTTTCCAATATCGGCAATGCCCCCTTAGAAGGCAGAATTTTAAACCTCATGGTCATGGAAACTAAATTAACCCACTTTAGCGATACGGAAAGAATTTATAGCGACCCGCAAACTCTCTTACCGGTAAAGGTAGAGCGGGATATCATGAACATATTTACGCATGAAAAAATTAACGAGCACTATGACCAAACTAACTTTACGGTTACTATCATTAAGAAGAAAGGGATGAAAAAACAGGAGCGGCTCATTATCAAAAAAGACGACCTTATCCATAATGCCGCGCTCCTGCCGTATTATGTACGCCATACCCCTAATTTGGATGTGGGAAGAGTAATTATTGCTAACCTGCCTACCCGGAGGTTAGAAATAGAGTTGGTTTCCGAAGAAGAGCTAACTGTCCCTGCCGGCACTTTTAAGGCATATCATTTTAGCAGTACCCCCAGGCAAATCGATATCTGGATTAGCGCAGATAGCCGCCGCATCCCCCTAAAAATCCAGACCAGCGGCGCCCTGGGCTATTCCATGGTCATGAAAGAGTATAGTCCCTAG
- a CDS encoding NIL domain-containing protein — protein MKIKAELTFPLELKDEPIICNLCKQFDIIVKILEASFSTDTGWAILIVEGQEAELDRAFKYLKDWNIEIESIEKNP, from the coding sequence ATGAAAATAAAAGCCGAATTAACTTTTCCTCTTGAGTTAAAAGACGAACCCATCATTTGTAATCTCTGCAAACAATTCGATATTATTGTAAAGATCCTGGAGGCATCATTCTCCACTGATACGGGCTGGGCAATATTGATTGTTGAAGGCCAGGAAGCGGAACTGGATAGGGCCTTTAAATATTTAAAAGACTGGAACATAGAAATAGAAAGTATTGAAAAGAACCCGTAA
- a CDS encoding DUF2062 domain-containing protein — MEDRSWVNRISRFLKFIYIKLFRIHDTPQRIALGLGLGVFLGILPGTGPIAAICAALLFKVNRAASLLGSLLTNTWLSFVTFILSIKIGSGIMGLDWQKAHKDLIEFLKSFRAVDLLQVSTLKIIQSLLIGYFIVAFCLGALTYLITLTIIKKVKHENKSRINFSS, encoded by the coding sequence ATGGAAGATAGGAGTTGGGTTAACCGAATTTCGCGCTTCTTAAAATTTATTTATATAAAACTCTTCCGCATACATGATACGCCGCAGAGGATAGCCCTGGGGTTGGGCCTGGGTGTTTTTTTAGGGATACTGCCCGGCACAGGGCCTATTGCCGCTATCTGCGCGGCCTTATTATTCAAAGTCAACCGCGCGGCTAGTTTATTAGGCAGCCTCCTGACTAATACCTGGTTAAGTTTTGTCACATTTATCTTGTCAATCAAGATAGGTTCGGGTATAATGGGATTAGATTGGCAAAAGGCCCATAAGGACTTAATAGAGTTTCTAAAAAGTTTCCGGGCCGTAGATTTATTGCAGGTATCTACCCTGAAAATCATTCAGTCGCTGCTAATAGGTTATTTTATAGTGGCATTTTGTTTGGGGGCGCTGACTTATTTAATAACCCTAACCATTATCAAAAAGGTAAAACATGAAAATAAAAGCCGAATTAACTTTTCCTCTTGA